The window GACGGGCAGCCGCGATCGGGCACGGCGACGGCCGATGAGCATTGCACGGCGTATTTCGTTCCGCGGGAGCGGTTCGTGGAGGCGCTCCGCGGATCGCCGGCGCTCTGCACACGGCTGCTCGCGCTCCTGGCGAAGCGCCTTCGGGCCGTCAACGACCGCATCGTCGAGGCGCCGCGTGCAGCCCCTCGCCCATCGACCGGTCAACGAACGCCCGCCGAGCCACCCGCGCCGTCCAGCGCACCGACCTCCGCGACCCCGGCCGAGGGCGCACAGACGACGGGCCGGCGAGCGGCAGAGTCCGTCCCGGAACCGAGCGAGTCATTCTATGACTGGCTCATGCGGCACACCGACTGGGCGGAAAGCGTGGGAGACCTCGCGCGATTCGCAGCGAACGAACCAGGCTGGCCCCGCGACGCGCGCGACGTCGATACGATCCTGCGGTACCTCGAATACCAAACGGAGGGGGCTCGGCTGCAGCGCGCCCTCGGCCGGGCATGGGCGAAGTGGGAGCTCACGGGACGACAGGGAAACCCCATGGGGGATTTCATCGACGCGATCACGTAGACTGTCCCTCGCGCTGCTGGATGGCCAGCGTGGATCGGGAACCACGCGGGGCGGCTTCGACCACACGTTGACCGGAGGATGAACCACATGCCCGTCATCGACGCGGATGCCCACGTCATCGAAACTGACCGCACCTGGCAATTCGCCGAAAGCTCTCTGCGCGAGTACGCGCCGGTGGCCGCCAACGGCGACGGCGTCCCTACGCCGATGGGCGACTATTGGCTGATCGATGGCGCTGTGCGGTCCCGCTTGGGGAACATCGGAAAACTATTCCCCAAAGAATCGCGGGAGATGCTGGACGTATCGGCGCGCCTCCGCCACATGGATGAGCTGGGGACTGACATCCAGGTGCTTTTCCCGTCGATCCTCACGCCATACACCGAGCGGCCGGAGGTGGAAGAGGCCTTCTGCCAGACGTACAACCGATGGCTGGCAGACGTGTGGCGTCAGAGCCCGCAGCGGCTTCGCTGGGCAGCGATCCTGCCTCTGATGAACATGCAGCACGCCCTCACCGAGCTCCGATTCGCGCGAGACCACGGCGCGTGCGCGGTCTTCGTCCGCAGCATCGAGGGCGATCGCCAGCTCATCGATCCGTACTTCTTTCCACTGTACGAGGAGGCGAGCAAGCTCGACGTCCCCATCTGCGTGCACGCCTCGGTTGGGAGCTCGGCGCTCGACCGCATCCTGAGCCAGGGGCGGGACACGGGCAATTTTCTGCGCTTCAAGCTCACGGTCGTCGGGGCTTGCCACCAGGTGATCACCAACAGGATTCCGGACCAGTTCCCCAAGCTCCGGTTCGGCTTCATCGAGACGAGCTCGCAGTGGGTCCCCTTCGTGGTCAACGATCTGCTCCGGCGATTTCAGCGGCAGGGCTGGGAGATCGCCAGCGGCAGCGAGCTGCTGAAGCGGGACCGGATCTACGTCACATGCCAGAACGACGACGATCTACCCTTCGTGCTGAAATATGCCGGCGAGGACAACCTGATCATCGGGTCCGACTATGGCCACGCCGACAACGCGACGGAGATGGAGGCGCTCCGCCACCTGCAGGAGCGGACGGACGTCGAGCCCACGGTCATCAAGAAGATCCTGGACGACAACCCGCGGGCCCTGTACGGACTGTAGCAGGAAGCGGCGCGCCGCCGAAGGCGTCGAAGGAGGGATGGAGCGAGCATGGCAGAGAAGATCGCCATCATGGAGACGGTGCTCCGCGACGCCCACCAATGTCTCGTCGCGACGCGCATGCGCACCGAGGACATGCTTCCCATCGCGCCGCGGCTCGACGAGATCGGGTACTGGGCTCTCGAGACGTGGGGCGGCGCCACCTTCGACGCCTGCCTTCGCTTCCTGAACGAATGTCCGTGGGAGCGGCTCCGCGCGCTACGCGCCGCAATGCCGAAGACGCGGTTCCAGATGCTCCTGCGGGGACAGAACGTTGTCGGCTATCGGAACTATCCGGACGACGTCGTCCGGGCGTTCGTGGAGCGGGCGGCCGCCAACGGGATCGACGTCTTCCGCGTTTTCGACGCGATGAACGACATCCGAAACATGACCACGGCCATCGACGCTGCGCTCGCCACCGGAAGGCTCGTCGAGGGAACGGTCTGCTACACCATCAGCCCGGTCCACTCGCCCGATTATTTTCTGCGCGTCGCGGAGAAGCTCGCCGAGATGGGCGTTCACATCATTTGCCTCAAAGACATGGCGGGCATGCTGGCCCCCTACGCCGCGTACGAGGTGATCAGCAAGATCAAGTCGCGCATCGGACTCCCACTCCATCTGCACTCGCACTGCACGGCCGGGTTGGCGCAAATGTCCTACATGATGGCCATCGAAGCGGGGGCCGACATTCTCGACACAGCGATCTCGCCCTTCTCCCAGGGGGCGTCCCAGCCGGCCACCGAACAGGTCGTGGCCGCCCTGAAAGACACGCCGCACGACACCGGGCTGGACCTCGACAGGCTCGCTCCCATCGCGGAGTACTTCTACGCGGTCCGGCGCAACTACGCGGCGTTCGAGAGCCCCATTAACAATCAGATCAAAACCGACGTGCTGACTTCCCAGATTCCTGGCGGGATGCTTTCGAACCTCATCGCCCAGCTTCGGGAGCAGAACGCCGAGCACCAGCTGGAGGCC is drawn from Chloroflexota bacterium and contains these coding sequences:
- a CDS encoding pyruvate carboxylase subunit B, whose protein sequence is MAEKIAIMETVLRDAHQCLVATRMRTEDMLPIAPRLDEIGYWALETWGGATFDACLRFLNECPWERLRALRAAMPKTRFQMLLRGQNVVGYRNYPDDVVRAFVERAAANGIDVFRVFDAMNDIRNMTTAIDAALATGRLVEGTVCYTISPVHSPDYFLRVAEKLAEMGVHIICLKDMAGMLAPYAAYEVISKIKSRIGLPLHLHSHCTAGLAQMSYMMAIEAGADILDTAISPFSQGASQPATEQVVAALKDTPHDTGLDLDRLAPIAEYFYAVRRNYAAFESPINNQIKTDVLTSQIPGGMLSNLIAQLREQNAEHQLEAVLAEMPHVRRDLGHPPLVTPTSQIVGSQAALNVMTGKRYSVVSSETRRYVMGHYGEPPGPISEEMKAKVLGKRQPITCRPADLLDPGLDQARKELGGLARSEEDVLSYALFPDVAKRFFEERDAASARKLPAEAR
- a CDS encoding YozE family protein yields the protein MEARILRHWLLSGVPKDQLAPILANAQAVRFLPGEVVFEEGDPADGVYLISTGAMDVTATDEQGRVVLARISADDVLGEMGVLDGQPRSGTATADEHCTAYFVPRERFVEALRGSPALCTRLLALLAKRLRAVNDRIVEAPRAAPRPSTGQRTPAEPPAPSSAPTSATPAEGAQTTGRRAAESVPEPSESFYDWLMRHTDWAESVGDLARFAANEPGWPRDARDVDTILRYLEYQTEGARLQRALGRAWAKWELTGRQGNPMGDFIDAIT
- a CDS encoding amidohydrolase family protein; protein product: MPVIDADAHVIETDRTWQFAESSLREYAPVAANGDGVPTPMGDYWLIDGAVRSRLGNIGKLFPKESREMLDVSARLRHMDELGTDIQVLFPSILTPYTERPEVEEAFCQTYNRWLADVWRQSPQRLRWAAILPLMNMQHALTELRFARDHGACAVFVRSIEGDRQLIDPYFFPLYEEASKLDVPICVHASVGSSALDRILSQGRDTGNFLRFKLTVVGACHQVITNRIPDQFPKLRFGFIETSSQWVPFVVNDLLRRFQRQGWEIASGSELLKRDRIYVTCQNDDDLPFVLKYAGEDNLIIGSDYGHADNATEMEALRHLQERTDVEPTVIKKILDDNPRALYGL